The Deltaproteobacteria bacterium genome includes a region encoding these proteins:
- a CDS encoding DUF4437 domain-containing protein, which translates to MRIRADLNEPIVLQTNDLPWEPSPAPGIERRYLSRDEAQGVATSIVRYAPGASFPAHTQARGEEILVLAGTFADENGTYPAGTYLRNPPGSRHHPYSPDGCVIFVKLGHLKE; encoded by the coding sequence ATGCGTATCCGGGCCGACCTCAACGAACCGATTGTCTTACAAACCAACGATTTGCCGTGGGAACCTTCCCCGGCACCAGGCATTGAGCGCCGCTACTTATCTCGCGATGAAGCGCAAGGCGTAGCAACCAGTATTGTTCGCTATGCTCCTGGGGCCTCTTTTCCCGCCCATACGCAAGCGCGTGGAGAAGAAATTCTCGTTCTTGCAGGAACCTTCGCTGACGAAAACGGCACCTATCCCGCAGGGACGTACCTCCGCAACCCACCAGGCAGCCGTCACCATCCGTACAGTCCCGACGGGTGTGTGATCTTCGTCAAGCTCGGGCATCTCA